In Panthera tigris isolate Pti1 chromosome D2, P.tigris_Pti1_mat1.1, whole genome shotgun sequence, one DNA window encodes the following:
- the GOLGA7B gene encoding golgin subfamily A member 7B isoform X1 encodes MAHSSGCLPIPVILQFKNWCQQVHNLQELRRSASLATKVFIQRDYSDGTICQFQTKFPPELDSRIERQLFEETVKTLNSFYAEAEKIGGSSYLEGCLACATAYFIFLCMETHYEKVLKKISRYIQEQNEKIFAPRGLLLTDPVERGMRVVSFLAVLCKGPELPTGGFLGEDTQK; translated from the exons ATGGCCCATTCTTCAGGCTGCCTCCCTATCCCTGTCATACTGCAGTTCAAAAATTGGTGCCAGCAG GTCCATAATCTGCAGGAGCTGCGGCGAAGTGCCTCATTGGCCACCAAGGTCTTTATCCAAAGAGACTACAGTGATGGGACCATCTGTCAGTTCCAGACCAAATTCCCCCCGGAGCTGGACAGCCGG ATTGAGCGGCAGCTCTTTGAGGAGACCGTGAAGACCCTCAACAGCTTCTACGCGGAGGCGGAGAAGATCGGGGGCAGCTCCTACCTTGAGGGCTGCCTGGCCTGTGCCACGGCCTACTTCATCTTCCTCTGCATGGAGACCCACTACGAGAAG GTTCTCAAGAAGATCTCCCGCTACATCCAGGAGCAGAACGAGAAGATCTTTGCCCCTCGAGGCCTCCTGCTCACTGACCCCGTGGAGCGCGGGATGCGGGTCGTATCCTTCCTGGCTGTTCTGTGCAAGGGCCCAGAGCTGCCAACTGGTGGGTTCCTTGGTGAAGACACCCAGAAATAG
- the GOLGA7B gene encoding golgin subfamily A member 7B isoform X3, producing the protein MRCIWKVHNLQELRRSASLATKVFIQRDYSDGTICQFQTKFPPELDSRIERQLFEETVKTLNSFYAEAEKIGGSSYLEGCLACATAYFIFLCMETHYEKVLKKISRYIQEQNEKIFAPRGLLLTDPVERGMRVVSFLAVLCKGPELPTGGFLGEDTQK; encoded by the exons GTCCATAATCTGCAGGAGCTGCGGCGAAGTGCCTCATTGGCCACCAAGGTCTTTATCCAAAGAGACTACAGTGATGGGACCATCTGTCAGTTCCAGACCAAATTCCCCCCGGAGCTGGACAGCCGG ATTGAGCGGCAGCTCTTTGAGGAGACCGTGAAGACCCTCAACAGCTTCTACGCGGAGGCGGAGAAGATCGGGGGCAGCTCCTACCTTGAGGGCTGCCTGGCCTGTGCCACGGCCTACTTCATCTTCCTCTGCATGGAGACCCACTACGAGAAG GTTCTCAAGAAGATCTCCCGCTACATCCAGGAGCAGAACGAGAAGATCTTTGCCCCTCGAGGCCTCCTGCTCACTGACCCCGTGGAGCGCGGGATGCGGGTCGTATCCTTCCTGGCTGTTCTGTGCAAGGGCCCAGAGCTGCCAACTGGTGGGTTCCTTGGTGAAGACACCCAGAAATAG
- the GOLGA7B gene encoding golgin subfamily A member 7B isoform X4 has protein sequence MATEVHNLQELRRSASLATKVFIQRDYSDGTICQFQTKFPPELDSRIERQLFEETVKTLNSFYAEAEKIGGSSYLEGCLACATAYFIFLCMETHYEKVLKKISRYIQEQNEKIFAPRGLLLTDPVERGMRVVSFLAVLCKGPELPTGGFLGEDTQK, from the exons ATGGCCACGGAG GTCCATAATCTGCAGGAGCTGCGGCGAAGTGCCTCATTGGCCACCAAGGTCTTTATCCAAAGAGACTACAGTGATGGGACCATCTGTCAGTTCCAGACCAAATTCCCCCCGGAGCTGGACAGCCGG ATTGAGCGGCAGCTCTTTGAGGAGACCGTGAAGACCCTCAACAGCTTCTACGCGGAGGCGGAGAAGATCGGGGGCAGCTCCTACCTTGAGGGCTGCCTGGCCTGTGCCACGGCCTACTTCATCTTCCTCTGCATGGAGACCCACTACGAGAAG GTTCTCAAGAAGATCTCCCGCTACATCCAGGAGCAGAACGAGAAGATCTTTGCCCCTCGAGGCCTCCTGCTCACTGACCCCGTGGAGCGCGGGATGCGGGTCGTATCCTTCCTGGCTGTTCTGTGCAAGGGCCCAGAGCTGCCAACTGGTGGGTTCCTTGGTGAAGACACCCAGAAATAG
- the GOLGA7B gene encoding golgin subfamily A member 7B isoform X2: MAHSSGCLPIPVILQFKNWCQQVHNLQELRRSASLATKVFIQRDYSDGTICQFQTKFPPELDSRIERQLFEETVKTLNSFYAEAEKIGGSSYLEGCLACATAYFIFLCMETHYEKVLKKISRYIQEQNEKIFAPRGLLLTDPVERGMRVIRKMKSWWAADPGIGL, encoded by the exons ATGGCCCATTCTTCAGGCTGCCTCCCTATCCCTGTCATACTGCAGTTCAAAAATTGGTGCCAGCAG GTCCATAATCTGCAGGAGCTGCGGCGAAGTGCCTCATTGGCCACCAAGGTCTTTATCCAAAGAGACTACAGTGATGGGACCATCTGTCAGTTCCAGACCAAATTCCCCCCGGAGCTGGACAGCCGG ATTGAGCGGCAGCTCTTTGAGGAGACCGTGAAGACCCTCAACAGCTTCTACGCGGAGGCGGAGAAGATCGGGGGCAGCTCCTACCTTGAGGGCTGCCTGGCCTGTGCCACGGCCTACTTCATCTTCCTCTGCATGGAGACCCACTACGAGAAG GTTCTCAAGAAGATCTCCCGCTACATCCAGGAGCAGAACGAGAAGATCTTTGCCCCTCGAGGCCTCCTGCTCACTGACCCCGTGGAGCGCGGGATGCGGGTC ATCAGAAAAATGAAGTCTTGGTGGGCGGCCGACCCAGGAATTGGGTTATAG